The nucleotide sequence actcggtATAACTCGGCGATTTCTCGGCGAGTTTTCGTTTTCAGTTGCTCTCCGAGTTCTCGAACTCCAACTCGGTCAAAAACTCGGTCAACGGCAGTCAACGGCGGTAAACCGCCGGTCAACTGCCGGTCAACGTGTAAAAACCTCAAATCGACACCAGATCTGCTCTTTTTCTGGGATTGTGAACGATTTTCTCTTTAATTCTTCTCGAATGGCTGAGAAAATGATGAATGATGGAGTTGTTTGTAGGTTGAGGAAGATGACTAAAGTGAAGGTGAAGCATGATGAAAGAGAAAAAAGATAACACCTACTGCATCATCTCCTTTCTTTATTGAAGTTTACTCCGtatttagttttattttatgtTCACTTGTTACTTTAAGTAGACCCCACATTACTACTTTTACTTATTTCTTCTAACTACGGAGGAACGAGTATGAGAACTAAACTTTATTATTTACCTTATATAACCTCTTAATTTTAATTCTTACATTTTAACCCCTTAAATTTAATTGTCatcttaattttattattaaataggTACAGTACATTTTAACCCCTTAATGTAATTAAAGtttatataattaacatatatatatttataaaatatttgTTTGTAGCTAATACATATAGTATATATCTCAAagtcttaaaatttatatatttatctcaAAGTCCATTagaatatataagtatttatatataaaaaattataaagtcaacattagtcaacatccgagttctctcccgagttctccccgagtcgccgagaactcctcaaaaaccttcggccgagttctccccgagtcgcgagttttacaaccttggttGTATGAGTTGGGTTGTTTGGGTAATTgttagattttgttttcttttggtTCCTGATGTTGGGTTTTCTTTTATCTAACGATGAAAATCCCATTGTTTAATGCTAATTCTTATTTTCGAAGGAAAAAACGAGAGTTGATCTTTGGATGTGAGCTGCAGCCTGCAGGCCTTGATGATTTTGACTTTTGCTATGCTTCACCATTTTATTTTACTAAACTTTAATAAGTTTATTACAACTTTATTTTTTTATGATATGAAAACTTTTTATATTGAAAATGTATATGTTTACAAGATAACTTGGTGGTGATATCATCAAAAAAAATGTCAACTTTAAATCTTACTCGAATGTTTGTAATTACTCCATTAAATACTTAATTGAATTTGTAATACTTGTACATCACTGTTATATGGGTATTTAGTTTAGAAATTTATAGAAGCTTTGTGATtgtacagtagtttttaataatattAGATTCTAAGAGGTAAGAGAGTAATCGATTAATTCAAAAACGAATCAAATAAAAACGAATGATAACTGAACTGAATTAGAAATCGGTTTTTCAGTTCCGTTTCAATTTCGGTTTGCTTTTCAAATTTGAATGCAGTTCTCGTATTTATTTTTTTGAATTTAGTTTAACTaaacattaaaataattaattaataatatattaaaatattaatattaatattaatattaatattaatattaaaatatagaGAAAAACGATATTAGAATTAAatgtcgatttttaatgtatttgttATGATTATTTTGGCTacttaaatataagtagtatttgtttcaaaacatgtgtatcggcaggatAAGTAGTATTTAGGATGGTGGTATTTGGCCGTCTATGGTTTAATAAGTAGTGTTAACGAGTTAGGAAGTCCATACGTTAGGATAGTGGTAATAATTTATAAGAGAACATTTTAAAAATAGGAAGAAGGCAAAATTGTTGACTTCACATGTTACTATTCAAAACTTTATGTTTTAGATCAAAGGGCCATTGATCTAGCGGATTGAGTTGACCCATTCAATCTATAGGTTGGGGGTTCGAGTCCCGGGATGGACATGTCACATGTGTATATTCGTGTTTAAATTCGTATATGGATGTTTgtgtttgcctttaaaaaaaaagctTTCAATCATTCAGTAcatattatttaattttttttttcatctaACTTTcaatcatactttaacgtatctttcaatatttttattaattcaaatttaaCACTAACTTTTATAAAACTTCAATTCATAAAACTTTTACGTCACAAtcaaaaaactaattttttttttctttttcgaaaaGTGCAAAATCAATCATACATCGACGTCAGGTTTAATAGTGGTCTAACTATGGGCACAACCTTTTTTCTTTATAaacgaaaatgaaataaatgaatagaTCAGGGACCTTTAGTATACTTTCTTTAAACTAGTTACGGAGTATATTTTTTGTTTCTCTTTAAATTCCAATTCCAACACTGTGGTAGTTCATATCTCATTGATACTCTCATCTTTAAACCCTTTTGATTTGTGTAGTTGCAATAATTATGAGGACCGAAATGTTGAAATCGATCCGATCTTCGCTTCAGAAATCATCATCTTCAACTTTATTCCGCCGGAGTTACTCAACGGAATCTGCTCCGGAACGTAAGGTCGTGGTCTTAGGTGCCGCCGGCGGTATCGGACAACCGCTTTCACTTCTCATGAAATTAAATCCTCTTGTATCTAGTTTATCCTTATACGATATTGCCGGTACTCCCGGTGTTGCTGCTGACGTCAGCCACATCAACACCAGATCTGAGGTTTATCACTAACTTATTCTCTTAGCTCTTTTTTTCTGTACCATACGTTTGCAAAATGACAATTGTATCCTTTATAAAGCATCATAATAGCTTATAACGGTTAATTGTGTTGATTATGATCATATTTAGCTTCTAGGTTTTTAGATCTTAGGAAAAAATTAGGTCAATATAAACTTGTTTAGGCCTCCATGATTATAGTTGCTATTGTTTGGTTgtttttaatttaaaaaatatatgtTTACTATTTGTAATTTGTTATTATTTGTAGACTGACCTTATCCTTCCCCTTATAACAGATGCTCTTaagaacttgcgggcatagcccaacagttctccccatgtactttgtgtcatgggatagggagaggtcatgggttcgatccttagggatgacatgattttcgttaaaccaattgaacaccaataatggtggtatatattgaccctatagggaggttttaccggattcgttcacatctactgatgccaaaaaaatcgccgttcaaaaaaaaaagaaaaaaaaaacagatgCTCTTACAACTATGCTTCATTCTAATTTAAGTAAAAATTAAGTTTGGTTTGttgacatattaatattaatatatcggTATTCTGTTACATAGGTGGTTGGTTACATGGGTGATGAAAATTTGGGGAAGGCATTGGAAGGAGCTGATGTTGTCATCATTCCAGCTGGTGTACCAAGGAAACCAGGTATGACACGCGATGATCTTTTCAACATCAATGCTGGTATTGTTAAGGGCCTGTGCACAGCTATCGCCAAGTATTGTCCTCACGTGAGTACTCAACTAAATCATTAAATACTTTTCTGTTTTGTTTTTTCCCACTTGTATAACAATTTTGATTAAGGAATTAAGGATCATGTTGTTATAATCAGGCATTGGTTAATATGATCAGTAACCCTGTCAACTCCACGGTACCCATTGCTGCTGAGGTCTTTAAGAAAGCAGGTACCTATGATGAGAGAAGGTTGTTTGGTGTGACCACACTTGATGTTGTTAGGGCAAAAACTTTCTATGCTGGAAAGGCAAAGGTTCCAGTTGCTGGTAAGTTACCTACATCCTTGAACTaacataaaaaaaaagatagtCATTTTTTCCATATAAATTGTATCACGCTTAATTTGGTATTCATATTCCACAGGTGTCAATGTGCCCGTTGTTGGTGGCCATGCTGGTGTTACCATTTTACCATTGTTTTCTCAGGTATTAACCGCTTTTGTTAATACATATTGGCTGTATATAAGTGGTGTTATTTATAATCGTTGGGGTATGATACTGATGATTGGTTACAAATGAAGGCTACACCACAAGCAAACAGTTTATCACAAGACGAGATAGTTGCTTTAACAAAACGAACTCAAGATGGTGGTACAGAGGTTGTGGAGGCCAAGGCTGGAAAGGGTTCAGCTACACTTTCTATGGCGTAAGTCTCAACTAATTTTCTCGTTTCTCTTCATTGCTTGTGTTGTCAATTGTTACAATAAGAAGTTTTTTAGTTCGGGACATATATGTGTTTGTACTGAGTGTTTATATCATGTTTGTTTATGCAGTTATGCTGGAGCAATATTTGCCGATGCTTGTTTGAAAGGACTTAATGGGGTCCCGGATGTTGTAGAATGCTCATTTGTGCAATCAAATGTAACTGAACTACCTTTCTTTGCATCAAAGGTACTCCCACTGTTGCTCTAAATATTGTTTACTTGCCTTTGCATCAACAGATTAACTGTCACTTGACCCCTTTACCAAAATCCTCCTTTTCCATTGCTAAACTTGAGCTCAGCCCATTATGAAGAAGTTTGACCCCGTTAAATGACAAATTTTATAACATTATTTCATCTTTTTACAGGTGAGATTAGGCAAAAATGGTGTAGAGGAAGTACTGGGACTCGGCTCACTTAACGATTACGAGAAACAAGGTTTGGAGATCCTTTTGCCCGAGCTCAAGTCATCTATCGAGAAGGGAATCAAGTTTGCGAACCAGAGTTAAAGTTAGCCTCTTGGTTTCTACTACTCATTCGTGTTATTTAAAAGAGATTGGCACAGTTTTGGACATTGGTTGAACTTTTGTTGTACCCCTCCCTTTTGTTTGATTGTTATTCAGGATGCAATAGGCTTACTTACCTGACCAATAAGAGGGAAAATTAACCACATTCCCTTAAGGAGTGTTTAGATTGCTTGATGCTTGCTGTTGGCATATACATTGTTGTTTGACCAACTACAATCTAGTGATTACAGACAACGATAGTTTGTCATtatgcttttaaaatatatatgATCACATCTAGTCACACAATGCctgatattaaataataaaactggATCTCAATGTCTCAAGTTTTTCTTGTACACTGTTAATCATGAAGCTAAATGTTGTGAATTTATTTTTACAACAATGCAACACAGATCTTGATTATAATATTAACAGTTTAACACGATTGGTGTTCTAAATTACAATTGGGCGACCAACGTAAGATGTGTAGCCAACAATGCAAAACAAAGTAGAAACGTCAATCATGAGATTCATGTCCGATGAACAATAATCTGACAGATGGGACGATCCTACATAAAGATTTCCATGTGCTGGTAGAACAGGGACAAACCAACTACTCGTAAATAATAGCACAAGCTAATAACGGTTATGATAGATGCATGATAAGTTTTTCGTCCTGACTACCTAATCTGCATTTGGCAGGACCTGTTTAAATGTATCTACTGTGAATTACTTGCATCTTACATCCATCTCCTACAGCTAGGACCGATCTATACATAACATAGACTATTTGCTGCAGTAGTAAATAACCATTAATAAAACAAACCTACATTCTTAATTGACTCTCCAGCATCACATATGTCTCCCATCAGCAACCAGCTAGAAAGTTGTTCTGCACAAGCATTGATTACGGAAGGTCAGTCACAACATACTGTCACAAACTGCAAAGCGGGCAATAAACAACATTCTATTAGGCAAAATGCAATGAACTGCGAAAAAGAAAAACTCCATTCAAATTCTAGACAAACTATAAACACATACACGTTACCAAAAGGGCCATTGTGGGTTCAAGTCCTACTTCTAACTGAACAAATTGGATTTTTGTATACACGCATCATCGCAATGGATTACAAAAATTCACCATGGAATTCTTGTAACTTCAAAGGTGGAACAAACAAAATTAGACGAATTATGACACTGCTAATAATGAAAATAACTAATGAGTCGGATATTTTTTAACTATAAACTAACGGATGGTTTAAAGTTTAAACCTTTGACCAAAACTGAATCAACTAGCCACAAACCAGGAATCCACAATAGCAAAGAATAGAGATTGGATATTACAATCACATGTGAATGTTCCGCGTTTTTAATCCTAGCCATTGATTATGTTGATCCAAGGGCTGAGGTTTACCTCGTTTTCAAGCAAAATTAAGGATGCGAATGAATATTTCCCGCAAAGAATATACTAAACAATAACATTTGCAAGTTTCAAATATGAATTTCATGTCTACAGTCAACAATGTTGCATCTTACACACATTTGCTTATAACAGTCACTGCACGATTTCATCTTTATAGTAGGGCACAAAAATAATGCTATGTCGCATACATTAGTAACAGTCAAGATAAGCAGGTAATCAAACATAATGTTCCAAGATAATAACTAAAATttgccaacaataacaacaaacataCCATCAAAAAAAGCAAGTGATGCATCAAACATTCAAGTCCTACGCGAACGTTCTGCATCAAACACCAATGCATACATCCAATCCGGATTACACTCCAACTCAATCACCATCCACTTGTCTTCAAATACCTTCAACAACTGTTCAGCCATAGTATGAACTTCATGCCCTTCACGATTATACTTCAAAGCATTACGAAACGTTAACCTAACATCATCCGCAAACTCCTTAGGCGACTTATAAAAGCTTTGAGCAAGCCGACTCTTAATCGTTCCTAAATCCATAGGCTGCTTGATAACCTCATAGTAATCATTCACCCTAAACTTCTCAGCATCAACAGGCTCATTAAACACCCAACCATTCTTATGCTTCATTAACCGATTAAGCAAACCGTTACAACTCTTAAACGCCTTAGCCCTAAGTTTTTTTTCTTCAAGCTTTTGAACTAAACCCCTAACTTGATCAACCTCTAATTTTAGCTTCTTGCTAAGCGCTTTACTCTCATTGTTCGATTTCACATGCTTTAAATTAATCTTGACTCGATTATTCATCAATGATACAACTGATTTAGTTACATTGGGATGAGTAGCAAATTGATTTGGGTAAATTTCAGTACTTTTGTTAATCATTCTTGTATAAactttactattactattatctcCCCAACTACTCTTACCTTTGCTTATCTTATCAGCATCCATAATGCAAACAGCAATTGACACTATAAAAcgaaattaaaaaccctaatttctttcaAATACCAAAATATTTCCGGTTTTAAAAGTAACTAAGAAGCTAGGGTTTCAAAATGAAACCATGTTAACTACACCCTAGAATTGGGAACAAAAAATGGAGCATTGGTAGCAAAACTAGGTTTTTGAGTGGTATGATGATGGATCTGCAGTGAGAGGGAAGAGAAGTTAAAAGTGACTGTAGAAAAATAAATTAGTGGTTTCATCAGCCATTCTTGATGATCCATATTTATGTGATCCACCCGCTTCGTaacggatatggatgaacttaaatggatatggatatacaCATGGATGAAAAATTTCATGTATGGATATATCTATTAACACCtgaaatacatatatacaaatacacaaatattaatatatgcttatatatttactattacaaatgcATTTACCGTTAGATTTACATTTTTCTTTCAACGATATAATGAAATAATTgtgatatattacaataaaacacataatctaacaaaataaacgaacaaattacatatttacttTTTCATAATCAATGTTTAATAGTAAAGTCAACAAATATGTTTTATCTTCAACAAAAATTACACATTCTTGTGGATATATTTtgattatgtcatgttatattcaTTTTTGCTATACTACGTTTTTGTTTTTATCGCATATTAGGAAATATTATAACATCTTTTAATAACCAACAGATAGCCATTAACCCGCTTCATccagtggatatggatatggatggatcaactgaaattaaatggatatggatatggatatggatgaacaaa is from Rutidosis leptorrhynchoides isolate AG116_Rl617_1_P2 chromosome 10, CSIRO_AGI_Rlap_v1, whole genome shotgun sequence and encodes:
- the LOC139873416 gene encoding malate dehydrogenase 1, mitochondrial, with amino-acid sequence MRTEMLKSIRSSLQKSSSSTLFRRSYSTESAPERKVVVLGAAGGIGQPLSLLMKLNPLVSSLSLYDIAGTPGVAADVSHINTRSEVVGYMGDENLGKALEGADVVIIPAGVPRKPGMTRDDLFNINAGIVKGLCTAIAKYCPHALVNMISNPVNSTVPIAAEVFKKAGTYDERRLFGVTTLDVVRAKTFYAGKAKVPVAGVNVPVVGGHAGVTILPLFSQATPQANSLSQDEIVALTKRTQDGGTEVVEAKAGKGSATLSMAYAGAIFADACLKGLNGVPDVVECSFVQSNVTELPFFASKVRLGKNGVEEVLGLGSLNDYEKQGLEILLPELKSSIEKGIKFANQS
- the LOC139873654 gene encoding transcription factor GTE3, chloroplastic-like, with translation MDADKISKGKSSWGDNSNSKVYTRMINKSTEIYPNQFATHPNVTKSVVSLMNNRVKINLKHVKSNNESKALSKKLKLEVDQVRGLVQKLEEKKLRAKAFKSCNGLLNRLMKHKNGWVFNEPVDAEKFRVNDYYEVIKQPMDLGTIKSRLAQSFYKSPKEFADDVRLTFRNALKYNREGHEVHTMAEQLLKVFEDKWMVIELECNPDWMYALVFDAERSRRT